In Arthrobacter sp. PAMC25284, a single genomic region encodes these proteins:
- a CDS encoding IclR family transcriptional regulator, whose amino-acid sequence MTTNAGSAQASPSQTLSRGIRALEILAEVQRPLTIAELADAMGVHRSVAYRILRTLEDHSLLVRDDAGRVQPGPGLAVLARGVSRSLQTAALPELTQLANSLMMSAFVAVWDHEDCVTLVTVDPRHAGAVVVQHPGSRHPINRGAPGIAIQSALSESEWGILAPGTEYRTEAAEARRRGYAASHDEVIAGVSSLAVPVRIPGGRPAALAVVYIRADQDPDEVAAALAASAARIETQLG is encoded by the coding sequence ATGACCACGAACGCCGGCAGCGCCCAGGCATCTCCGTCCCAGACGCTCTCCCGCGGCATCCGCGCCCTCGAGATCCTCGCCGAGGTCCAGCGCCCCCTCACGATTGCCGAGCTGGCTGACGCCATGGGCGTCCATCGTTCGGTGGCCTACCGCATCCTGCGCACATTGGAGGACCATTCCCTCCTGGTCCGCGACGACGCCGGCAGGGTCCAGCCCGGACCCGGCCTCGCCGTTCTGGCCAGGGGCGTCTCCCGGAGCCTGCAGACGGCGGCACTTCCGGAACTCACCCAGTTGGCCAACTCGCTGATGATGAGCGCGTTTGTGGCGGTGTGGGATCACGAGGACTGCGTCACCCTGGTCACCGTCGATCCCCGCCACGCCGGGGCCGTGGTGGTGCAGCACCCGGGATCACGGCACCCGATCAACCGGGGCGCTCCGGGAATTGCCATCCAGTCCGCGCTCTCGGAGTCCGAATGGGGCATCCTCGCACCGGGGACCGAGTACCGGACGGAAGCTGCCGAAGCCCGCCGCCGCGGCTACGCCGCCAGCCACGACGAGGTCATTGCCGGGGTTTCCTCGCTCGCCGTACCGGTCAGGATTCCCGGCGGGCGGCCCGCAGCGCTCGCCGTCGTCTACATCCGTGCGGACCAGGACCCGGACGAGGTGGCGGCTGCCCTGGCGGCGAGTGCCGCGCGCATCGAGACCCAGTTGGGCTGA
- a CDS encoding flavin reductase family protein, translated as MMIAKPRAAGHLDAPDRMSGPRTSHFRGSLGRFATGVAIVTFDGAARRHGITVNSFTSVSMEPPLVLVSIARSAKAHDELAGRPFSVNILGAEQRRLAMHFAGSPGPEPLWVEGETAPRLSNVLAYFECTPWAAYDGGDHTLYLGEVVDFNYRSGDALAYANSAFTTIPESQLGVEDLL; from the coding sequence ATGATGATTGCCAAGCCCCGCGCCGCAGGGCATCTCGATGCCCCGGACCGAATGTCCGGCCCCCGCACCAGCCATTTCCGCGGCAGTCTCGGCAGGTTCGCCACCGGCGTCGCGATTGTCACGTTTGACGGGGCAGCCAGACGCCACGGCATCACCGTCAACTCCTTCACCTCGGTGTCCATGGAGCCGCCGCTGGTGCTCGTGAGCATTGCCCGCTCCGCGAAGGCACACGATGAGCTGGCCGGCCGGCCGTTCAGCGTCAACATCCTCGGCGCGGAGCAGCGCCGGCTCGCGATGCACTTCGCCGGGAGCCCGGGACCCGAACCGCTGTGGGTCGAAGGCGAGACGGCGCCGCGGCTCTCCAACGTTCTCGCCTACTTCGAGTGCACCCCGTGGGCGGCGTACGACGGCGGCGACCACACGCTGTATCTCGGCGAGGTCGTGGACTTCAACTACCGCAGCGGGGATGCGCTCGCCTACGCCAACAGCGCCTTCACGACCATTCCGGAAAGCCAACTGGGTGTGGAAGACCTGCTCTAG
- the hpaB gene encoding 4-hydroxyphenylacetate 3-monooxygenase, oxygenase component yields the protein MGIRTGRQYLDKLNAMTPHVTINGEVVSEKIAEHPAFRNVARSYAKLFDMQHDPAYQGALTYTSPSTGDLVNASFLVPRTAGDLERRRRAISTWAESSHGFLGRSGDCMNSALTALGSAQTWFTQAGPKYADNIRNYYEWARENDILATHTLIPPQVNRSVSGSEQLGGQLSARIVEEREDGIVVHGARMLATIAPIADELLVFPSTVLRGTPEDAPYSYAFAIPNDAPGLRYLCRSSLYNGGSTHDEPLASRYEEMDAVAVFDHVFVPNARIFMLGNPQLCNAFYTETGAGALMTHQVVTRTIAKSEFFLGLASELAESIGIDGFQHIQEDIAELIVDVEIGKALIRASEADAALNEAGVLLPKWTTLNAARNWYPKIAQRFPQIIRKFSASGLMALPGEADVHSEARADIDLYLQGKTLTGPERVRLFKLAFDASISGFAGRQSLYEYFFFGDPVRMAAAMVNSYDREPARARVRDLLSRAD from the coding sequence ATGGGTATCCGCACCGGCCGGCAGTACCTGGACAAACTCAACGCCATGACGCCGCATGTCACGATCAACGGCGAGGTGGTGAGCGAAAAGATTGCCGAGCACCCCGCCTTCCGGAACGTGGCGCGTTCGTACGCGAAGCTCTTCGACATGCAGCATGATCCGGCCTACCAGGGGGCGCTGACGTACACCTCGCCCAGCACCGGCGATCTGGTCAACGCGTCCTTCCTCGTACCCAGAACAGCCGGGGACCTCGAGCGCCGGCGCCGGGCCATCTCCACCTGGGCGGAATCCTCCCACGGCTTCCTGGGCCGCTCGGGCGACTGCATGAACTCCGCACTCACCGCCCTCGGCTCCGCGCAGACATGGTTTACCCAGGCCGGCCCAAAGTACGCCGACAACATCCGCAACTACTACGAATGGGCCCGCGAAAACGACATTCTGGCCACCCACACCCTGATCCCGCCCCAGGTCAACCGGTCGGTTTCGGGCTCGGAGCAACTCGGCGGGCAGCTCTCGGCCCGGATCGTGGAGGAGCGTGAGGACGGGATCGTCGTCCACGGTGCCCGGATGCTCGCCACCATCGCCCCGATCGCTGACGAACTGCTCGTCTTTCCTTCCACGGTCCTCCGCGGGACCCCCGAGGATGCGCCCTACTCCTATGCCTTCGCCATTCCCAATGATGCCCCGGGCCTGCGCTACCTCTGCCGCAGCTCGCTGTATAACGGCGGCAGTACCCACGACGAACCGCTCGCGTCCCGCTATGAGGAAATGGACGCCGTCGCCGTCTTCGACCACGTCTTTGTGCCCAACGCGCGGATCTTTATGCTCGGCAACCCCCAGTTGTGCAATGCGTTCTACACAGAAACCGGCGCCGGTGCACTCATGACGCACCAGGTCGTTACCCGGACCATCGCCAAGAGCGAGTTCTTCCTCGGCCTGGCCTCCGAACTCGCCGAGTCCATCGGCATCGACGGTTTCCAGCACATTCAGGAGGATATCGCCGAGCTCATCGTCGACGTCGAGATCGGCAAGGCCCTGATCCGGGCCTCCGAGGCCGATGCTGCCCTGAACGAGGCCGGCGTTCTGCTGCCGAAGTGGACCACGCTGAACGCGGCCCGCAACTGGTACCCCAAGATTGCCCAGCGCTTCCCGCAGATCATCCGCAAGTTCTCGGCCTCGGGCCTCATGGCACTGCCGGGGGAAGCCGATGTCCACAGCGAGGCGCGGGCGGACATCGACCTGTACCTCCAGGGAAAGACCCTCACCGGTCCGGAACGGGTCAGGCTGTTCAAGCTCGCGTTCGACGCCTCTATTTCCGGCTTCGCCGGGCGTCAGTCCCTCTATGAGTACTTCTTCTTCGGCGATCCGGTACGGATGGCCGCGGCCATGGTCAACAGCTACGACCGCGAACCGGCCCGGGCGCGCGTCCGCGATCTGCTTAGCCGTGCGGACTGA